The Syngnathoides biaculeatus isolate LvHL_M chromosome 6, ASM1980259v1, whole genome shotgun sequence genome has a window encoding:
- the malt3 gene encoding mucosa-associated lymphoid tissue lymphoma translocation protein 1: protein MKLCEHNQSLAATGTTPMAVNAAPKGNISPIKRRKCADEWFHPRHIMIGDIVIERQPVSVCVPVNYKVTLSVRAEAATILKYQWFTKGDGDINEVYGGTQEDLLIEAVKTQYYVCRVNDTSSNWVFSEWVKVKVLDLDASGLPPQWQGQPHIAINPKPQTVQPGAKFTLRCAAFGNPAPRYQWYRNGHLLARNTTDTLQIDRAEAEHTGWYLCSVSNVLEEIWSEAVEVDVVPNDRLPLSETKAVDKVALLIGNLNYSNHPALMAPMMDVHELANLLQQLEFRVVSLLDLTKVEMLAAVDEFFHLLDRGVYGLFYYAGHGFERAGRNYLVPVDAPQPYQTENCLCVQRVMLSMQQRQTALSVILLDTCRKWHNQQSIPSAIMPLQPTGNTVYGYGTCEDAEAFEVQDGGKSTGIFTKYLNKYILQAEKVTHVLERVSEDLGRDPLITGKQAVEIKHTLKEPRSLADPLQAAGHTRELQLRDFCWGRANKLPEKRQLTFLCGVEVEVSFSALFSNVMVTFGVIKTTSSKTDNCTITLSSIPPMEDILSGPGRFEEIDSILLGQADNPDCTLRLCGLQKLKESLVIKMDLHYTDAQSRRRLTESQRVDIGKPLVASCKLYNAIQSTSRTKPNAASARSAADIPRCKQPLRQTLARPGQPFTRKAECAHTKAARCNEPEENDETELQDFRS from the exons ATGAAGCTTTGCGAGCACAACCAGTCTCTGGCAGCTACTGGTACAACGCCGATGGCAG TAAATGCCGCGCCTAAAGGGAACATATCCCCGATAAAAAGAAGGAAATGCGCTGACGAGTGGTTCCATCCCCGTCACATAATGATCGGAG ACATTGTCATAGAACGCCAACCAGTCTCTGTGTGCGTACCTGTGAACTACAAGGTGACTCTGAGCGTCCGCGCTGAGGCTGCAACCATCCTCAAGTATCAGTGGTTCACTAAAGGTGACGGTGATATCAAcgag GTCTATGGCGGAACTCAGGAAGATCTGCTCATCGAGGCGGTTAAAACACAATACTACGTGTGCCGTGTGAATGACACCTCTTCCAACTGGGTGTTCAGCGAGTGGGTGAAAGTGAAGGTGCTGGACTTGGATGCCTCAG GTTTGCCACCACAGTGGCAGGGGCAGCCCCACATTGCAATCAACCCGAAACCTCAGACAGTCCAACCGGGTGCAAAATTCACACTTCGCTGCGCAGCCTTTGGCAACCCTGCTCCACGCTACCAGTGGTACCGAAATGGACATCTGCTGGCAAGAAACACTACTGACACGCTGCAG ATTGATCGGGCTGAAGCCGAACACACCGGATGGTACTTGTGCTCAGTTTCTAATGTGCTGGAGGAGATATGGAGCGAAGCCGTGGAAGTTGACGTTG TGCCAAATGATCGACTTCCTCTATCAGAAACCAAAG CTGTCGACAAAGTCGCCTTACTTATCGGCAATTTGAATTACTCCAACCACCCTGCATTAATGGCTCCCATGATGGACGTACATGAGCTGGCCAACCTCCTGCAGCAGCTGGAATTCCGGGTGGTGTCCTTGCTGGATCTTACCAAGGTGGAGATGCTGGCTGCTGTCGACGAGTTTTTCCACCTCCTAGACAGAGGTGTTTATG GTCTCTTCTACTACGCGGGCCACGGGTTCGAGCGCGCTGGGAGAAATTACTTGGTGCCTGTGGATGCTCCACAACCCTACCAAACCGAaaactgtttgtgtgtgcaacGGGTCATGCTAAGCATGCAGCAACGACAAACTGCTCTGAGTGTGATCCTACTGGATACCTGCCGAAAATG GCACAACCAGCAGTCCATACCATCAGCCATCATGCCGCTGCAGCCTACAGGGAATACCGTGTATGGTTATGGCAc GTGCGAAGATGCTGAGGCTTTTGAAGTCCAGGATGGAGGAAAAAGTACAGGAATCTTCACCAAATACTTGAACAAGTACATCCTTCAGGCGGAGAAAGTCACGCACGTCTTGGAGAGGGTGTCAGAGG ATTTAGGCAGGGACCCTCTGATCACAGGCAAGCAGGCTGTGGAAATCAAACACACCCTGAAGGAGCCTCGGTCGCTTGCAGATCCACTCCAGGCCGCCGGCCACACACGGGAGCTGCAACTGAGAGATTTCTGCTGGGGACGAGCAAATA agCTACCTGAGAAGAGGCAGCTAACGTTCCTCTGTGGCGTAGAAGTGGAAGTCAGCTTCTCGGCATTGTTCTCGAATGTCATGGTGACTTTTGGAGTTATCAAGACCACCAGCTCAAAAACGGACAACTGCACTATCACTCTGAGTAGCATACCT CCAATGGAAGACATTTTGTCCGGGCCCGGGAGGTTCGAGGAGATCGACTCCATACTACTGGGTCAAGCGGATAACCCAGACTGTACTCTGCGACTGTGCGGTCTCCAAAAGCTCAAG GAGTCACTGGTCATCAAGATGGATCTACACTACACGGACGCCCAGAGCAGACGGCGCCTCACAGAAAGCCAACGGGTGGACATCGGGAAACCTTTGGTGGCGTCCTGCAAATTGTACAACGCGATTCAAAGCACGTCGCGGACGAAACCAAACGCTGCTTCCGCCCGGAGTGCGGCCGACATTCCGCGCTGCAAGCAACCGCTGAGGCAGACTCTGGCCCGTCCGGGTCAGCCTTTTACCAGGAAGGCGGAGTGCGCTCACACGAAGGCCGCCAGGTGCAACGAACCTGAGGAGAATGATGAGACTGAGCTGCAAGACTTCAGATCTTAG